The Hyphomicrobium sp. MC1 genome window below encodes:
- the alaS gene encoding alanine--tRNA ligase produces the protein MAGVSEIRASFLDFFGKNGHEIVPSSPLIPRNDPTLMFTNAGMVQFKNVFTGQETRAIPRATTSQKCVRAGGKHNDLDNVGYTARHHTFFEMLGNFSFGDYFKERAIELAWNLLTKDFGLKKDKLLVTIYHTDDEAYRIWKKISGFSDDKIIRIATSDNFWQMGDTGPCGPCSEIFFDHGDKIPGGPPGSADADGDRFIEIWNLVFMQFEQIAPGNRVDLPRPSIDTGMGLERIAAVLQGKHDNYDIDLFQHLIQAIRQEATKVGAKESAATKDFDHVARRVIADHLRSTSFLIADGVLPSNEGRGYVLRRIMRRAMRYAHQMGCTDPLMYLLVPSLVREMGDAYPELVRAQPLITETLKLEETKFKRTLDNGLKLLGESSAGLTKGAVFPGDVAFKLYDTYGFPLDLTEDALKPRGITVDTGAFDAAMKKQKDAAKAAWKGSGEAATEGLWFEIKDKTGATEFLGYDTESAEGIVAAVVAGGKEASELKAGEEGAIIVNQTPFYGESGGQVGDRGVIKGPKGTLFRVTDTQKKLGDLFVHFGKVESGAFKVGEAVELEVDHGRRSATRANHSATHLLHEALRQVLGTHVAQKGSLVSPDRLRFDFSHTKPMSADEIKQVEDMANAVLLENTPVVTRLMALDDARATGAMALFGEKYGDEVRVVSMGATRPGANKAWSVELCGGTHVSRTGDIGLIRVVAESGSSAGVRRLEALTGEGARAYLDEQDARVKEAASVLKTRPEDLVDRLKHLVEERRNLEKQLADAKRQIALGGGAGADGAATNGEAIRNVGNVKLLARTVQGLNPKDLRGLIDDGKKQVGSGIVAVVGVTEDGKAGLAVGVTDDLVKTWSAVDLVKAGAEALGGKGGGGRPDMAQAGGPDGAKAGDALKAIEERLAS, from the coding sequence ATGGCTGGCGTCAGCGAAATCCGCGCTTCGTTTCTCGATTTCTTTGGCAAGAACGGACACGAGATCGTGCCGTCGTCGCCGCTCATTCCGCGCAACGACCCGACGCTGATGTTCACGAACGCGGGCATGGTGCAGTTCAAGAACGTTTTCACAGGGCAGGAGACGCGGGCCATTCCGCGGGCGACGACGTCGCAGAAGTGCGTCCGCGCCGGCGGCAAGCACAACGACCTCGACAACGTCGGCTATACGGCGCGCCACCACACGTTCTTCGAGATGCTCGGCAACTTCTCGTTCGGCGACTATTTCAAAGAGCGCGCGATCGAGCTTGCCTGGAACCTGCTGACGAAGGACTTCGGCCTCAAGAAAGACAAGCTGCTCGTCACGATCTATCACACCGACGACGAAGCCTATCGCATCTGGAAGAAGATCTCCGGCTTCTCCGACGACAAGATCATTCGCATCGCGACGTCCGACAACTTCTGGCAGATGGGCGATACGGGGCCGTGCGGTCCGTGCTCGGAAATCTTCTTCGATCACGGAGACAAGATTCCCGGCGGGCCTCCGGGCTCGGCGGACGCGGACGGCGACCGCTTCATCGAAATCTGGAACCTCGTGTTCATGCAATTCGAGCAGATCGCGCCGGGCAACCGCGTTGACCTGCCTCGGCCGTCGATCGACACGGGCATGGGGCTCGAGCGCATCGCAGCGGTGCTGCAAGGCAAGCACGACAACTACGACATCGATCTGTTTCAGCATCTCATCCAGGCGATCCGCCAGGAAGCGACGAAAGTCGGCGCGAAGGAAAGCGCGGCGACGAAGGATTTCGATCACGTCGCGCGGCGCGTTATCGCCGACCATTTGCGTTCGACCAGCTTCCTGATCGCCGACGGCGTGCTGCCGTCGAACGAAGGCCGTGGCTACGTGCTTCGCCGCATCATGCGCCGCGCCATGCGCTATGCGCACCAGATGGGCTGCACCGATCCACTGATGTATCTGCTCGTGCCGTCGCTCGTCCGCGAGATGGGTGACGCCTATCCGGAACTCGTCCGCGCGCAGCCGCTCATCACTGAGACGCTGAAGCTCGAAGAGACGAAGTTCAAGCGCACGCTCGACAACGGCCTAAAGCTGTTGGGCGAAAGCTCGGCGGGTCTCACGAAGGGCGCGGTATTCCCCGGCGACGTCGCGTTCAAGCTCTACGATACGTACGGCTTCCCGCTCGATCTCACCGAGGACGCGCTGAAGCCGCGCGGCATCACCGTCGATACTGGCGCGTTCGATGCAGCGATGAAGAAGCAGAAGGATGCCGCCAAGGCCGCCTGGAAGGGTTCGGGCGAAGCGGCGACGGAAGGCCTCTGGTTCGAAATCAAGGACAAGACCGGCGCGACCGAGTTCCTCGGCTATGACACCGAGAGTGCGGAAGGCATCGTCGCGGCCGTCGTGGCAGGTGGCAAAGAGGCCTCCGAACTTAAAGCCGGTGAGGAAGGCGCGATCATCGTTAACCAAACGCCGTTTTACGGGGAGAGCGGCGGTCAGGTCGGCGACCGGGGCGTCATCAAAGGTCCGAAAGGCACGCTGTTCCGCGTGACCGATACGCAGAAGAAGCTCGGCGATCTGTTCGTGCATTTCGGCAAAGTCGAGAGCGGAGCGTTCAAGGTCGGCGAAGCGGTCGAGCTCGAAGTCGATCATGGGCGGCGCTCGGCGACGCGCGCCAACCATTCCGCGACGCATCTTCTGCATGAGGCGCTGCGGCAGGTGCTCGGCACACACGTCGCGCAGAAGGGCTCGCTGGTTTCGCCCGATCGTCTGCGCTTCGACTTCTCGCATACGAAGCCGATGTCAGCAGACGAGATCAAGCAGGTCGAGGACATGGCGAACGCCGTGCTGCTCGAAAACACGCCGGTCGTCACGCGGCTGATGGCGCTTGACGATGCGCGCGCGACGGGCGCGATGGCGCTGTTCGGCGAGAAGTACGGCGATGAAGTGCGCGTCGTGTCGATGGGTGCGACGCGGCCCGGCGCCAACAAGGCGTGGTCGGTCGAGTTGTGCGGCGGCACGCACGTATCGCGCACGGGCGATATCGGTCTCATTCGCGTCGTCGCCGAAAGCGGTAGCTCGGCGGGCGTCCGCCGTCTCGAAGCGCTGACGGGTGAGGGCGCGCGCGCCTATCTCGATGAGCAGGATGCACGCGTGAAGGAAGCGGCGAGCGTGCTCAAGACACGGCCGGAAGATCTCGTCGATCGCTTGAAGCATCTCGTGGAAGAGCGCCGCAATCTTGAAAAGCAGCTTGCCGATGCGAAGCGCCAGATCGCGCTTGGCGGTGGTGCGGGCGCGGATGGCGCGGCAACGAATGGCGAAGCGATCCGCAATGTCGGCAACGTCAAGCTGCTCGCGCGTACGGTGCAGGGGCTCAATCCGAAGGACCTGCGCGGCCTCATTGATGACGGCAAGAAGCAGGTCGGCTCGGGCATCGTCGCCGTCGTTGGCGTGACGGAGGACGGCAAGGCGGGCCTCGCGGTCGGCGTCACGGACGATCTCGTCAAGACGTGGAGCGCGGTCGATCTCGTCAAGGCCGGTGCGGAAGCACTCGGCGGCAAAGGCGGCGGCGGGCGTCCCGACATGGCGCAGGCGGGGGGACCGGACGGCGCAAAAGCGGGCGATGCGCTAAAGGCCATCGAAGAACGGCTCGCGAGCTGA
- a CDS encoding class I SAM-dependent methyltransferase codes for MTSDAANIIALYERHAHTWDEVRSRSLFEKEWLDRFLASIAAGGSILDIGCGSGEPIAGFFVRAGYRVHGVDSSQAMIARCKARFPQSDWRVADMRTLALGQTFDGILAWDSFFHLTQDDQRRMFTIFSAHAAPGAALMFTSGTENGVAMGTFGGEPLYHASLAPEEYRALLDAQGFEVVTYVENDPTAGGHTIWLARSKQV; via the coding sequence ATGACGTCGGACGCGGCGAACATCATCGCTCTTTACGAAAGACACGCCCACACCTGGGACGAGGTCCGATCGCGAAGCCTGTTCGAAAAAGAATGGCTCGACCGCTTCCTTGCGTCGATCGCTGCCGGCGGCTCCATTCTCGACATCGGCTGCGGATCAGGCGAACCGATCGCAGGCTTCTTCGTTCGCGCAGGCTATCGCGTTCACGGCGTCGACAGTTCGCAGGCGATGATCGCGCGCTGCAAAGCCCGCTTTCCACAAAGCGACTGGCGCGTCGCCGACATGCGCACCCTCGCGCTCGGCCAAACGTTCGACGGCATTCTTGCTTGGGACAGTTTTTTCCATCTGACCCAGGACGATCAACGCCGCATGTTCACGATTTTCAGCGCGCACGCAGCACCGGGCGCGGCTCTGATGTTCACGAGCGGAACGGAGAATGGCGTGGCGATGGGCACATTCGGCGGCGAACCGCTCTATCACGCGAGCCTCGCGCCGGAGGAATACCGCGCTTTACTCGATGCACAGGGGTTCGAGGTCGTCACTTACGTCGAGAACGACCCGACTGCCGGCGGCCACACGATCTGGCTCGCCCGTAGCAAGCAGGTCTAG
- a CDS encoding DUF4241 domain-containing protein — MAGVRSFLSSVFTLLAGHGASAAVPDYAEAFTRAFDATYRLTVDEADEGKPPRLHPTSFRTLELGNLKIVSGRIAACDPFVSIDARLPFSEPVPNGSFPVRLAIAVGGINDGRIAFARIDFADTPAVKWKMAVTDGQDASTLAAGEIFGYPVDAGTGAFYDPKAGETLTSVLKANPDAWEEWQDKGEANGKAAHLKPNFFLMLPAGETNVAMFASGWGDGFYASYFGYDKDGRVVALITDFAIIDWEKVKR; from the coding sequence GTGGCCGGCGTCCGCTCGTTTCTCTCGTCCGTGTTCACGCTGCTCGCCGGACATGGAGCTTCCGCGGCTGTTCCCGACTACGCAGAGGCCTTCACCCGCGCCTTCGACGCGACGTACCGCTTGACGGTCGACGAGGCCGATGAAGGCAAGCCGCCACGTCTTCATCCGACGTCCTTTCGCACCCTCGAACTCGGCAATCTAAAGATCGTGAGCGGCCGGATCGCCGCTTGCGATCCGTTCGTTTCGATCGACGCGCGGCTGCCGTTTTCCGAGCCGGTGCCGAACGGGTCGTTTCCGGTCCGCCTCGCGATCGCGGTCGGCGGCATTAACGATGGCCGCATCGCATTCGCTCGCATCGACTTCGCAGACACTCCGGCAGTGAAATGGAAAATGGCCGTGACCGACGGCCAAGACGCGTCCACGCTCGCTGCCGGCGAAATCTTCGGCTATCCGGTCGATGCCGGAACCGGCGCCTTCTACGATCCAAAAGCCGGCGAGACGCTGACATCCGTCCTTAAAGCGAACCCCGACGCCTGGGAGGAGTGGCAGGACAAGGGCGAGGCCAACGGTAAGGCCGCGCACCTCAAACCGAACTTCTTCCTGATGCTCCCTGCTGGCGAGACGAACGTTGCGATGTTCGCCAGCGGCTGGGGTGACGGCTTTTACGCGTCCTATTTCGGCTACGACAAAGACGGGCGCGTCGTCGCCCTCATCACCGACTTCGCCATTATCGACTGGGAAAAGGTGAAACGCTGA
- a CDS encoding NADP-dependent isocitrate dehydrogenase — MQKIKVEGTVVELDGDEMTRIIWKLIKDKLIHPYLDVNLEYYDLSVENRDKTADQVTIDAGNAIKKHGVGIKCATITPDEARVKEFNLKEMWKSPNGTIRNILGGVIFREPIICKNVPRLVPGWTQPIIVGRHAFGDQYKATDFKFPGKGVLTIKFVGEDGNVIEKEVYKAPGAGVAMAMYNLDESIREFARASLNYGLSRNYPVYLSTKNTILKAYDGRFKDLFQEVYDAEFKEEFQKRKLTYEHRLIDDMVASALKWSGGYVWACKNYDGDVQSDTVAQGFGSLGLMTSVLMTPDGKTVEAEAAHGTVTRHYREHQKGKETSTNSIASIFAWTRGLGHRAKLDDNDALLKFCQTLEKVCIATVEAGYMTKDLALLVGPEQKWLSTTGFLDKVDENLKAAMAKST, encoded by the coding sequence ATGCAGAAAATCAAAGTTGAAGGCACCGTCGTTGAACTCGACGGCGACGAGATGACCCGCATCATCTGGAAGCTGATCAAGGACAAGCTCATTCATCCCTACCTCGACGTTAACCTGGAATACTACGACCTGAGCGTCGAAAATCGCGACAAGACCGCGGACCAAGTGACGATCGATGCCGGCAACGCCATCAAGAAGCATGGCGTCGGCATCAAGTGCGCAACGATCACGCCCGACGAAGCACGCGTAAAAGAATTCAATTTGAAGGAAATGTGGAAAAGCCCGAACGGCACCATCCGCAACATCCTTGGCGGCGTCATCTTCCGCGAACCGATCATTTGCAAAAACGTCCCTCGCCTCGTCCCTGGCTGGACGCAGCCCATCATCGTCGGCCGCCATGCCTTCGGCGACCAGTATAAGGCGACCGATTTCAAGTTCCCCGGCAAGGGCGTGCTGACGATCAAGTTCGTCGGCGAAGACGGCAATGTCATCGAGAAGGAAGTATACAAAGCCCCCGGCGCCGGTGTCGCGATGGCGATGTATAACCTCGATGAATCGATCCGCGAATTCGCACGCGCCTCGCTGAACTACGGCCTTTCGCGCAATTATCCCGTCTATCTCTCCACCAAGAACACGATCCTGAAGGCCTATGACGGCCGCTTTAAGGATCTTTTCCAGGAGGTTTACGACGCTGAGTTCAAGGAAGAATTTCAGAAGCGCAAGCTGACCTACGAGCACCGCTTGATCGACGACATGGTGGCTTCCGCACTCAAGTGGTCGGGCGGTTACGTTTGGGCCTGCAAGAACTACGACGGCGACGTGCAGTCGGATACGGTTGCGCAGGGCTTCGGATCGCTTGGCCTGATGACCAGCGTTCTGATGACACCGGACGGCAAGACGGTTGAAGCCGAAGCCGCGCACGGAACGGTCACGCGCCATTACCGCGAACATCAGAAGGGTAAGGAGACGTCGACGAACTCGATCGCATCGATCTTTGCGTGGACGCGCGGCCTCGGCCATCGTGCTAAGCTTGACGACAACGATGCTCTTCTGAAATTCTGTCAGACGCTCGAGAAGGTCTGCATCGCAACGGTCGAAGCAGGCTACATGACGAAAGACCTGGCGCTTCTCGTCGGACCGGAGCAGAAATGGTTGTCGACGACGGGCTTCCTCGACAAGGTCGATGAAAACCTGAAGGCAGCGATGGCAAAGTCAACATAA
- a CDS encoding RNA methyltransferase yields MNVETETSAGDALRIMVGSGEPVLGPRATRVCEVVHACHAGSIDQGLEKLAIPGLTRDTLEPVLQYCASLTCISDEVTCPGCKRRTEVQGIETLDQFVLSKKEVIVGHGRVRLKGEGTETVSTPCLETLAKQWSGENYWFWARRVIRKLRHGLRRANMRGEPVAGEGETPSVILMEPQLADNIGMVARACANFGLDDLRLVSPRDGWPNEKARIAASGANYIIDDARAYSSLDESISDLNWIAATTARQRDLRKPVLTPEQAIAEMRTRIGRGERCGILFGRERNGLETSEVAHADALIMIPVNSRFASLNLAQAVLLTGYEWMRGDSGRSLGRVTTYEKPLTEGLYMGRDRPATKEELIGLFEHLERELEASGFFNPAHRKTVVSQNLRTLLTRMNATEQEVRTLRGIVATLAQGKGKARKGGD; encoded by the coding sequence TTGAACGTCGAGACTGAGACTTCGGCAGGCGATGCGCTCCGCATCATGGTCGGCAGCGGCGAGCCTGTGCTCGGACCGCGGGCGACGCGCGTTTGCGAAGTCGTTCACGCCTGTCACGCCGGCTCGATCGATCAAGGGCTTGAAAAGCTCGCCATTCCAGGGCTGACGCGCGATACGCTCGAACCCGTCTTGCAATACTGCGCCAGCCTCACGTGCATCTCGGACGAGGTGACGTGTCCGGGCTGCAAGCGGCGCACGGAAGTTCAGGGCATCGAGACGCTCGATCAATTCGTTCTCAGCAAGAAAGAAGTGATCGTCGGGCATGGGCGCGTGCGCCTGAAGGGGGAGGGGACGGAAACGGTCTCGACGCCATGTCTCGAAACGCTCGCCAAGCAATGGTCGGGTGAGAATTATTGGTTCTGGGCGCGGCGTGTCATTCGCAAGCTGCGTCACGGTTTGCGGCGGGCAAATATGCGCGGCGAGCCGGTGGCGGGCGAGGGCGAGACGCCGTCGGTCATTCTCATGGAGCCGCAGCTTGCCGACAACATCGGCATGGTGGCGCGCGCCTGCGCGAATTTCGGTCTCGACGATCTTCGACTCGTCAGTCCGCGCGACGGCTGGCCGAACGAGAAAGCGCGCATTGCGGCCTCGGGCGCCAATTACATCATTGACGACGCGCGCGCCTATTCCAGTCTCGACGAGAGTATTTCGGATCTCAACTGGATCGCGGCGACGACGGCGCGGCAACGGGATCTGCGAAAGCCGGTCCTGACACCGGAGCAGGCGATCGCCGAGATGCGCACCCGGATCGGCCGAGGGGAGCGGTGCGGGATTTTATTCGGGCGTGAGCGTAATGGGCTGGAGACCAGCGAAGTTGCCCATGCAGACGCTTTGATCATGATTCCTGTCAATTCCCGGTTCGCGTCGCTTAACCTTGCCCAGGCTGTGCTGCTAACGGGATACGAGTGGATGCGGGGGGATTCTGGGCGAAGCCTCGGCCGTGTCACAACCTATGAAAAGCCCCTGACCGAGGGGCTTTACATGGGCCGGGACAGGCCGGCGACGAAAGAGGAACTTATTGGACTATTTGAACATTTAGAACGGGAGCTGGAAGCGAGCGGGTTTTTCAATCCAGCCCACCGCAAGACGGTCGTGTCGCAAAATCTTCGCACACTGCTGACCAGAATGAACGCGACGGAGCAAGAAGTCCGCACCCTTCGTGGCATAGTTGCAACGCTCGCACAGGGCAAAGGAAAGGCCCGAAAAGGGGGGGATTAA
- the rpsD gene encoding 30S ribosomal protein S4: MTKRIRAKHKIDRRLGENIWGRPKSPLNRRESRPGQHGERRSGKLSDFGQQLKAKQKLKGYYGSISERQFRAAYDEASRLKGSTSEHLIGLLERRLDALVYRAKFVPTVFAARQFVSHGHVSVNGQRVTVPSYRLKVGDVIEVREKAKQMTLVLEAIKSAERDVPDYVNADHGKLTASLTRVPALSDVPYPVQMEPNLVVEFYSR, encoded by the coding sequence ATGACGAAGCGCATTCGCGCCAAGCATAAGATCGACCGCCGCCTTGGCGAGAACATCTGGGGCCGTCCGAAGAGCCCGCTCAACCGCCGCGAGAGCCGTCCGGGCCAGCACGGCGAGCGCCGTTCGGGCAAACTGTCCGACTTCGGCCAGCAGCTCAAAGCCAAGCAGAAGCTCAAAGGTTATTACGGTTCGATCTCCGAGCGGCAGTTCCGCGCCGCTTACGATGAGGCTTCGCGCCTCAAGGGCTCGACGTCCGAGCACCTGATCGGCCTACTGGAGCGCCGTCTCGACGCGCTCGTCTATCGCGCGAAGTTCGTGCCGACCGTGTTCGCTGCGCGCCAGTTCGTCAGCCACGGCCACGTTTCGGTCAACGGCCAGCGCGTCACCGTTCCGAGCTACCGCCTGAAGGTTGGCGACGTCATCGAAGTTCGCGAGAAGGCGAAGCAGATGACGCTCGTGCTCGAAGCGATCAAGAGCGCCGAGCGTGATGTTCCCGATTACGTCAACGCTGACCACGGCAAGCTGACGGCGTCTCTGACGCGCGTTCCTGCTCTGTCGGACGTGCCGTATCCGGTTCAGATGGAACCGAACCTCGTGGTCGAATTTTATTCGCGCTAG
- a CDS encoding paraquat-inducible protein A produces MWLSGRRFFLSLTILTASVCLALGITLPILKLTSFGIWTTEHSLLSTVDVLLKDNQTFLGLIVLVFSILLPVTKLLYLLLVSTLPPAEIVRHQTRLRALEWLGKWSMHDVLVLALTIFFIKSQEVYDASSLNGVYFFTAAVVLMILAYAWIRTDGMAAAPELVPVLPQPDVGQKETRPAWRNFALSFLIILATVFFALGLIMPSIRFTTVYVWTNEHSILTIIYALFENNEYFLCSVVFAVSVFFPFLKLFYLLTLITAHDMPQEFRRKSFATMEWIGRYSMTDVMVLALMIFYVNSSGYTEARVLPGVYFFAASALMTMLAYAWANAETPSRRRRKRRDGGGPAITPNPGISIAPGPKPRRRTAA; encoded by the coding sequence ATGTGGCTGAGCGGCAGGCGCTTCTTTCTTTCGCTGACCATCCTGACAGCCAGCGTCTGCCTCGCGCTCGGCATCACGCTGCCGATCCTGAAACTGACGAGCTTCGGCATCTGGACGACCGAGCATTCGCTGCTCTCGACCGTCGACGTACTGCTGAAGGACAACCAGACCTTCCTCGGCCTCATCGTACTCGTCTTCTCGATCCTCCTGCCCGTCACCAAGCTACTTTACCTGCTGCTCGTCTCGACATTGCCGCCCGCCGAAATTGTCCGCCACCAGACGCGGCTGCGCGCCCTCGAATGGCTCGGCAAATGGTCGATGCATGACGTGCTCGTGCTGGCGCTGACGATCTTCTTCATCAAGAGCCAGGAGGTCTATGACGCATCGAGCCTCAACGGCGTCTATTTCTTCACCGCCGCCGTCGTGCTGATGATCCTCGCCTATGCCTGGATCAGAACAGACGGCATGGCCGCCGCGCCCGAACTCGTCCCCGTGCTGCCGCAGCCCGACGTCGGCCAGAAGGAAACGCGGCCCGCGTGGCGTAACTTCGCGCTGAGCTTCCTGATTATTCTCGCAACGGTGTTCTTCGCGCTCGGCCTGATCATGCCGTCGATCCGCTTTACGACCGTCTACGTCTGGACCAACGAGCACTCGATCCTGACGATCATCTACGCGCTGTTCGAGAACAACGAATACTTCCTCTGCTCAGTTGTGTTTGCGGTGTCGGTGTTCTTCCCGTTCCTGAAGCTCTTCTATCTGTTGACGCTCATTACCGCGCACGACATGCCGCAGGAGTTTCGCCGCAAATCGTTCGCGACGATGGAATGGATCGGCCGCTATTCGATGACCGATGTCATGGTGCTGGCGCTGATGATCTTCTACGTGAACTCGTCGGGCTACACCGAAGCGCGAGTGCTGCCGGGCGTCTATTTCTTTGCCGCATCCGCGCTGATGACGATGCTCGCCTACGCCTGGGCCAACGCTGAAACGCCATCCCGGCGTCGCCGCAAGCGCCGCGACGGCGGCGGCCCAGCCATCACGCCCAACCCCGGCATCTCCATTGCGCCCGGCCCAAAACCCCGCCGCCGCACAGCCGCCTAA
- a CDS encoding P1 family peptidase, with protein sequence MTDSSTTRDPAKFGSTGKPRARGLGLPMPGVTGPLNAITDVGGVTVGFTTLRNDGGNVHTGVTAILPRAPENLAHPLWSGVFSMNGNGEMTGAHWIRDAGWFTGPITITNTFSVGLAHHATLKWMAKRFSALGEDLWALPVAAETYDGFLSDISGFHVTEAHVMAAIDGAQPGPVAEGCVGGGTGMIAYEFKGGTGTASRIAKTRLGEHTIGALVQANHGIKPWLTVCGKPVGDLLPGERVYSMEKGSIIVIIATDAPLLPGQLERLARRASIGIGRGGTPSGNSSGDIFMAFSTANDPGQLPEPAALTFTAVSNDDLDAVYLAVVESVEEAVLNAMLAAETTTGKHGRVVKAIDTEKLKALVVG encoded by the coding sequence ATGACGGACAGCAGTACGACGCGTGATCCCGCGAAATTCGGTTCCACAGGCAAGCCGCGGGCGCGGGGGCTCGGATTGCCGATGCCAGGTGTAACGGGGCCGTTGAACGCGATCACGGACGTCGGCGGCGTGACGGTCGGCTTCACGACGCTGCGCAATGACGGCGGAAACGTGCACACGGGCGTGACGGCGATCCTGCCGCGTGCGCCGGAAAATCTGGCGCATCCGCTGTGGTCGGGCGTGTTTTCGATGAATGGCAACGGCGAGATGACGGGCGCGCACTGGATCCGCGATGCGGGCTGGTTTACAGGGCCGATCACGATCACGAATACATTCTCAGTCGGGCTTGCACATCATGCGACGCTGAAGTGGATGGCCAAGCGCTTCTCGGCGCTGGGGGAGGATCTTTGGGCATTGCCGGTCGCAGCCGAAACCTATGACGGGTTTCTGAGCGACATCTCGGGGTTTCATGTCACCGAAGCGCATGTGATGGCGGCGATTGATGGTGCGCAGCCGGGACCGGTGGCGGAGGGCTGTGTCGGCGGCGGCACGGGCATGATCGCCTATGAATTCAAGGGCGGAACGGGGACGGCGTCGCGGATCGCGAAGACGCGGCTCGGCGAACACACCATCGGCGCGCTGGTGCAGGCGAACCACGGCATTAAGCCGTGGCTGACGGTGTGCGGGAAGCCGGTCGGCGATCTGCTGCCGGGCGAGCGGGTCTATTCGATGGAGAAGGGCTCGATCATCGTCATTATCGCGACGGATGCGCCGCTGCTGCCGGGACAGCTCGAACGCCTGGCGCGGCGGGCGTCGATCGGCATTGGACGTGGCGGCACGCCGTCGGGCAATTCATCGGGCGATATCTTCATGGCATTTTCGACGGCGAACGATCCGGGGCAATTGCCGGAGCCTGCGGCGTTGACGTTCACGGCCGTCAGCAACGACGATCTCGATGCGGTTTATCTGGCCGTGGTCGAAAGCGTGGAGGAAGCGGTGTTGAATGCGATGCTCGCGGCCGAGACGACCACGGGCAAGCACGGTCGCGTCGTCAAGGCGATCGACACCGAGAAGCTGAAGGCGCTGGTCGTCGGATGA
- a CDS encoding MEKHLA domain-containing protein gives MSFDLRSDPAFFELLTGSYARLVGASLVPEGANAQWLYEDAPFVVVAHNTDADPRFVYANKRAQACFEYPWDEFITLPSRLSAEAPNREERARILEAVARDGFVRGYRGVRISKSGRRFWIDDGIVWQLIDADGANRGQAATFASWTDV, from the coding sequence ATGAGTTTCGATTTGCGGAGCGATCCAGCGTTCTTCGAACTGCTGACAGGCAGTTATGCGCGGCTCGTCGGCGCGTCGCTGGTGCCGGAGGGCGCAAACGCGCAGTGGCTTTACGAGGACGCGCCGTTCGTCGTCGTGGCGCATAACACGGATGCCGATCCGCGCTTCGTCTATGCCAACAAGCGGGCGCAGGCGTGTTTCGAATATCCGTGGGACGAGTTCATCACGTTGCCGTCGCGGCTGTCGGCGGAAGCGCCGAACCGCGAGGAGCGGGCGCGGATTTTGGAAGCTGTTGCGCGCGACGGGTTCGTGCGCGGCTATCGCGGCGTGCGGATTTCGAAGTCGGGCCGCCGGTTCTGGATCGACGACGGGATCGTCTGGCAGTTGATCGACGCCGACGGGGCAAATCGCGGGCAGGCGGCGACGTTTGCATCGTGGACGGACGTTTGA
- the grxD gene encoding Grx4 family monothiol glutaredoxin gives MASDTTTANDVIAKTIADNDVVLFMKGTKQFPQCGFSATAVKILEHLGVPFKDVNVLEDQGIREGIKTFSNWPTIPQLYVKGEFVGGCDIMREMYSAGELHDLICEKGIAHSHHHG, from the coding sequence ATGGCCTCTGACACCACCACCGCCAATGACGTGATTGCCAAGACGATCGCCGACAACGACGTCGTCCTGTTCATGAAGGGAACGAAACAGTTCCCGCAGTGCGGTTTCTCCGCTACCGCCGTGAAGATCCTTGAGCACCTCGGCGTGCCGTTCAAAGATGTGAACGTGCTCGAAGACCAAGGCATCCGCGAAGGCATCAAGACGTTTTCGAACTGGCCGACGATCCCGCAGCTTTACGTCAAAGGCGAATTCGTCGGCGGCTGCGATATCATGCGCGAGATGTATTCGGCCGGCGAGCTGCACGACCTTATCTGCGAAAAGGGCATCGCCCACAGCCACCACCACGGCTGA
- a CDS encoding BolA family protein, with amino-acid sequence MPMAAADIEKMIKARFPDAEIHLKDLAGDNDHWAAHVVSAAFKGKSRVQQHQMVYDALGGRMGGVLHALQLTTALPAE; translated from the coding sequence ATGCCGATGGCCGCGGCCGATATCGAGAAGATGATCAAAGCCCGTTTTCCCGACGCCGAAATCCACTTGAAGGATCTAGCGGGCGACAACGACCACTGGGCGGCGCACGTCGTCTCGGCGGCCTTTAAGGGCAAGAGCCGCGTCCAGCAGCATCAGATGGTCTACGACGCGCTTGGCGGCCGCATGGGTGGCGTTTTGCATGCCCTGCAGCTGACAACCGCCCTGCCGGCCGAATGA
- the pqqA gene encoding pyrroloquinoline quinone precursor peptide PqqA: MKTWTKPEVREQEVGLEVTSYLPAEIDLI, from the coding sequence ATGAAGACCTGGACAAAGCCTGAAGTTCGCGAGCAGGAAGTCGGCCTCGAAGTGACGTCGTACCTTCCGGCTGAGATCGACCTCATCTAA